Proteins co-encoded in one Callospermophilus lateralis isolate mCalLat2 chromosome 2, mCalLat2.hap1, whole genome shotgun sequence genomic window:
- the Sec61b gene encoding protein transport protein Sec61 subunit beta, whose translation MPGPTPSGTNVGSSGRSPSKAVAARAAGSTVRQRKNASCGTRSAGRTTSAGTGGMWRFYTEDSPGLKVGPVPVLVMSLLFIASVFMLHIWGKYTRS comes from the exons ATG CCGGGTCCGACCCCCAGCGGCACTAACGTGGGCTCTTCTGGGCGTTCTCCCAGCAAAGCGGTGGCTGCCCGGGCGGCGGGATCCACTGTCCGGCAGAG GAAAAATGCCAGCTGTGGAACAAGGAGCGCAGGCCGCACGACTTCAGCAGGCACCGGGGGGATGTGGCGATTCTACACGGAAGATTCACCAGGGCTCAAAGT TGGCCCTGTTCCAGTATTGGTTATGAGTCTTCTGTTCAtcgcttctgtatttatgttgcacatTTGGGGCAAGTACACTCGTTCATAG
- the Alg2 gene encoding alpha-1,3/1,6-mannosyltransferase ALG2 codes for MAQRQDPGGSSGPGPSVLFLHPDLGVGGAERLVLDAALALQARGCRVKIWTAHYDPGHCFTESRELPVRCAGDWLPRSLGWGGRGAAVCAYVRMIFLALYVLFLADEEFDVVVCDQVSACIPVFKLARRPKKILFYCHFPDLLLTRRDSFLKRLYRAPIDWIEEYTTGMADCILVNSQFTAAIFKETFKSLSHIDPDVLYPSLNVTSFDSTVPEKLDDLVPKEKEFLFLSINRYERKKNLSLALEALVQLRARLTSQDWERVHLIMAGGYDERVLENVEHYQELKKMVQQSDLGGYVTFLRSFSDKQKISLLHNCTCVLYTPSNEHFGIVPVEAMYMQCPVIAVNSGGPLESIIHSVTGFLCEPDPLHFSEAIEKFIRDPSLKATMGLAGRARVKEKFSSEAFTEQLYQYVTKLLI; via the exons ATGGCGCAGAGGCAGGATCCGGGAGGGAGTTCTGGGCCCGGCCCGTCGGTGCTGTTCCTACACCCAGATCTGGGCGTCGGCGGCGCCGAGCGGCTGGTGCTGGACGCGGCGCTGGCGTTGCAGGCGCGCGGGTGTAGAGTGAAGATCTGGACAGCACACTATGACCCGGGCCACTGCTTCACTGAAAGTCGCGAGCTACCCGTGCGCTGCGCTGGGGACTGGCTGCCGCGCAGCCTGGGCTGGGGCGGCCGCGGTGCCGCGGTCTGCGCCTACGTGCGCATGATCTTTTTGGCGCTCTACGTGTTGTTCCTCGCAGACGAGGAATTCGACGTGGTTGTGTGCGACCAG GTGTCTGCCTGTATCCCAGTGTTCAAGCTGGCCAGACGGCCTAAGAAGATCCTGTTTTACTGTCACTTCCCAGATCTGCTGCTCACCCGGAGAGACTCTTTTCTTAAACGGCTATACAGGGCCCCAATTGACTGGATAGAGGAATACACCACAGGCATGGCAGACTGCATCTTGGTAAACAGCCAGTTCACAGCTGCCATTTTTAAGGAAACCTTCAAGTCCTTATCTCACATAGACCCTGATGTTCTCTACCCATCTCTGAATGTCACCAGCTTTGACTCAACTGTTCCTGAAAAACTTGATGACCTAGTCCCCAAAGAAAAAGAATTCCTGTTCCTCTCCattaacagatatgaaaggaagaaaaatctGTCTTTGGCCCTAGAAGCCCTAGTACAGCTACGTGCACGATTGACATCTCAAGATTGGGAGAGGGTTCATCTGATCATGGCAGGTGGTTATGATGAGAGAGTCCTGGAGAACGTGGAACACTATCAGGAATTGAAGAAAATGGTCCAGCAATCTGACCTTGGAGGGTATGTGACCTTCCTGCGGTCCTTCTCAGACAAACAAAAAATTTCACTCCTCCATAACTGCACATGTGTGCTTTACACACCAAGCAATGAACACTTTGGCAttgtccctgtggaggccatgtACATGCAGTGCCCAGTCATTGCTGTTAATTCTGGTGGGCCCTTGGAGTCCATCATCCACAGTGTCACGGGGTTTCTGTGTGAGCCTGACCCCTTGCACTTCTCAGAAGCAATAGAAAAGTTCATCCGTGACCCTTCTTTAAAAGCCACAATGGGTCTGGCTGGAAGAGCCAGGGTGAAGGAGAAGTTTTCTTCTGAAGCATTTACAGAACAGCTCTACCAATATGTCACCAAACTGCTAATATAA